The Vibrio alginolyticus NBRC 15630 = ATCC 17749 genomic sequence TTAAGTCCGTCTGCACCTAGCATGTCGTCTCCTTATGAGAAAAACTGATGTAAGTTTTTAAAGCGTTGGATAACTTTTTCACTTTCTGCTTGGATTGATTCAAGTCTCTGACTAACCTGTTGTAGACTCGACTCCATTAGGCGGGGTAGTTCAGGATCAACAAAGCTATGCGGAAGCGCATCATGAAAGTTCGCTTTCACCTTGCGCATATGGTGTTCTGCCTCACTAAGCTGATTTACGGCTTTTTCGCTCTGCGTTAACCACTTTTGGTAAAGCTCTACATCCAAGCCCTCTTGAGTCACTAGGCTAACCAAAATGCCTCGATTCGCGATATCACGGATAGCTAGGTTATTCGCCGCGTCAATGTCAAATCGTAAACGGCACATGTTGGTGTTTTGATTGACGTAACCATACACATCACCGCTTCCCTCTTTAATGACTCGATCTAACTCATCTTTGGGTACATAAACCCAGCGGCTATCACCTTTTTCTGATTCTGAAACCGACATGTTGCTTTGCAAGACAACCAATTTAACTAAGTTAACGGCTGCGCCAACTTTGTACATCTTGGCTTTAGAGGTATCAAAGCGCATGGTTTCTTTACGCAAAATACCCGTTGCCGCTTCAGACGTTAACGTCATGCGGTAGGCATCTTCAAGTTCATGTTGAACATCAACCAAAGACTCTCGGCAGTACTCAATTTCCTGCTCCGCGTCTTGTTGATCAAATGCATGTTTTAAGGCGAACTCTTGAACCACTTCACGTACCACATCTCGCGATTCAGGACTGTTCCATAAACAATCTTGCAGCAGTAGAAGGTCAAGCGGATTGATTTCATCGCGACCATTAAAAAACGCGCTCGCTTTTAACAACTTCACGGCTTTCTTCCAGCGGCGGTCAGAGACATACATGTCGGTCTTGGCCACATCATCAAACTGAGCTTCAACTTTGGCTTCTAACATCGTTTTAAGCTGGAAAAGCTTTTCGAATGCATTGTCGGTTAACGTCAATTTGTCGAGCTGTTGTTGCCATTGATGATATTCTTCATCAGTTATAGCTAGGCCTTCTGGTACTTGTGCCTCTTGCGATGTGCCCACAGTCAACATCGACTTAAAGTTTTGTTTATTCTGAATTCGATTCACAAACACACGCACCAACATACGGTCGTAGAGCGCATCCAATCCACTATCTTCATCGGGTAATTCATTGGAAGCCGATACCAACAAGCGCATTGGCACACGCTCGATATCGCTGCCATTTTTGAATGTTTTCTCATTAACCACTGTCAGCAATGTATTAAGAATTGCAGGGCCCGCCTTCCAGATTTCATCCAAAAATACGACTTGTGCAGTTGGCAAATACCCTTTAGTTAAGCGAACATAACGGCCGTTGTCTTTTAGCTCTTGGATACTCAGTGGCCCAAACACCTCTTCAGGGGTTGAGAAGCGCGTCATCAGGTATTCGAAGTAACTGCTGTTATCGAACGCTTGGATGAGTCGTTTGGCAATTAAGCTTTTTGCAATACCAGGGGGACCTAAAAGAAAAACACTTTCACCAGCAAGTGCAGCAAGAAGGCAGAGCTTGATCGTATGTTCACGCTCATAAACGCCATCCGTTAACGCTTTCGCCAATTTATTGATGCGTTCTGAGAGAAGCGCTTTTTCGGCATTTGAGGCAAATAAGGTTTGTGTCATACGTTCTCCGGCTGCTGAAGTAGTATTGCGTTAACATTTTTATACACTTGTTATGACTTTGTTACAAATGTATTTTGTCGAATTCCCCTTATAGCAGATGCTTTTCCCCTTCTTGACGAAGCAATCAAAGTTTCCATTTATGAGACATTGCTCACTTAAAGTGCAAACGCTTTCGTCGTGTTGCAGTATTTTTTGCTTTTGTTTCCCACCATTTGTGGTTAATGTCGAAAAACGTCAAAAATGCGGTAACAGCTAGGGTTCATAACTGCATGAGCAAGATAATTCATAAATGGAAGCAAATTTCTCTGATTGAAGAAGACGTTATGCTTCCTACAGGACAGGCAATTACGCACACCACAATCCATCATCCGGGTGCTGCGGTGATTCTCCCTATTACAGCGGAGGGTGAGATTGTCCTTGTCCACCAATTTCGGCCTTCACTTAATAAATGGCTATTGGAACTTCCTGCTGGTACCAGGGAAGGCAACGAAGAGCCACTCTGCTGCGCCAAAAGAGAGTTAGAGGAAGAAACTGGGTTTAGTGCAGAGAAATTCACGTCTCTCGGCCAAGTCACCCCTCTTGCCGGATTTTGTGATGAGATACAGTATCTATTTGTTGCCGAAAAGCTCAACAAAACAAACCGTTACGAGTGCGATGAAGACGAAGTGATTGAGGTCGTCACCTTGTCAATCAAGCAACTCGAAGAAAAGATTGTCGATGGCACGATCACCGATGCCAAAACGATCGCTTGCTTAAGCAAAGCGCGCCTTTGCGGATATATTTAGGACTTTGACCAAGGAGACATTCATGGATTTTCGATCAGATACCGTTACACAGCCCACCCAAGCCATGCGAGAAGCCATGTTTAAG encodes the following:
- a CDS encoding ATPase RavA domain-containing protein, which codes for MTQTLFASNAEKALLSERINKLAKALTDGVYEREHTIKLCLLAALAGESVFLLGPPGIAKSLIAKRLIQAFDNSSYFEYLMTRFSTPEEVFGPLSIQELKDNGRYVRLTKGYLPTAQVVFLDEIWKAGPAILNTLLTVVNEKTFKNGSDIERVPMRLLVSASNELPDEDSGLDALYDRMLVRVFVNRIQNKQNFKSMLTVGTSQEAQVPEGLAITDEEYHQWQQQLDKLTLTDNAFEKLFQLKTMLEAKVEAQFDDVAKTDMYVSDRRWKKAVKLLKASAFFNGRDEINPLDLLLLQDCLWNSPESRDVVREVVQEFALKHAFDQQDAEQEIEYCRESLVDVQHELEDAYRMTLTSEAATGILRKETMRFDTSKAKMYKVGAAVNLVKLVVLQSNMSVSESEKGDSRWVYVPKDELDRVIKEGSGDVYGYVNQNTNMCRLRFDIDAANNLAIRDIANRGILVSLVTQEGLDVELYQKWLTQSEKAVNQLSEAEHHMRKVKANFHDALPHSFVDPELPRLMESSLQQVSQRLESIQAESEKVIQRFKNLHQFFS
- a CDS encoding NUDIX hydrolase; amino-acid sequence: MSKIIHKWKQISLIEEDVMLPTGQAITHTTIHHPGAAVILPITAEGEIVLVHQFRPSLNKWLLELPAGTREGNEEPLCCAKRELEEETGFSAEKFTSLGQVTPLAGFCDEIQYLFVAEKLNKTNRYECDEDEVIEVVTLSIKQLEEKIVDGTITDAKTIACLSKARLCGYI